The Pseudomonas sp. TH06 genome has a window encoding:
- a CDS encoding response regulator, with the protein MSATLSTILVVEDDAIVRMLIVDVLEELEYKVLEADGGEQALEFLGDTAQQIDLMMTDVGLPVMDGRQLADEARKLRPALPILFASGYAESIEVPKDMHVIGKPFSIDQLRDKVKSIIQ; encoded by the coding sequence ATGTCCGCCACCCTTTCCACCATCCTTGTCGTAGAAGACGATGCCATCGTGCGAATGCTGATCGTCGATGTGCTGGAGGAATTGGAATACAAAGTGCTGGAGGCGGATGGCGGCGAGCAGGCACTGGAATTTCTCGGTGATACGGCTCAGCAGATTGATCTGATGATGACCGATGTCGGTTTGCCGGTAATGGATGGCCGTCAACTGGCCGATGAAGCACGCAAGCTGCGCCCCGCTCTGCCGATCCTGTTTGCCAGCGGCTACGCGGAAAGTATCGAAGTTCCAAAGGACATGCATGTGATCGGCAAGCCTTTTTCGATAGACCAATTGCGTGACAAAGTGAAAAGTATCATTCAGTAA